TGATGAACAGTTAGTAAGGAGACTTATTGAAAAGATAACAGTATTTGATGAAAAACTAGCTGTTGAATTTAAGTCAGGAGTAGAATTCGACGTTCAAATATAAAAACTATGAACTGACCGCCAATTAAGGAATTGTATCCTAATCTGGCGGTTTTATTATTTTTATACAAATGTATGAACAAATATATAGACAAAGAAGTTGATTAGATGTATAATCATGGTAACGAACCTGGCGAGGTGAAAAGCATGGATGTAAAAATAGATAGTTTAATACCCTTTGATTTATTACGAACTGATTTGGAACATGTTTTTTCTGTGGTAGAAAAGAACGATAAAGTCGTTCTTCTTAAAGATAATAAGCCTGCTTATATTGTGCTGAAATATGATGGTGAGGGTATTTCTGAAAATATCATAGAGAAACATGCTAACTACACACTACAAGAAGCTATGAAAATAGTGTTATCAGAGGCTGATAACAAAACTATGCATGCATCCGAACTTGCAGATGAAATATATAAACGTAAGTTGTATTTGCAGAAAAACGGGAAGAAAGCACAGTATACTCAGATTAGGGCAAGGTGTGGGCATTACCCGGAATTATTTGAGGCCCTCCCCGGTAACTATATCAAATTAAAGAATGGTGTAGAGTAATGAATAAAGGGGATGCCGAAATGGATATAAGCAAAATTAAATTGTTATCGTATGATGAGGTACGTGCCTTATATAGAGAATTCCTACATAGTCAAAGTATTGCAAAAGCGACTATAAATACATCTTATGTTGATACCTTTTACCTTTGGAGGAAAGGTAGTAAAGACCTGTTTTGGGATACGGTAACTTCACCTGTTTTTGAGAATGATGCAAAAGAGGCATTAATTAAGGTTCTTTCTGAGAACTCGACAGGTAATGTCAATTCACTTGTTAATAGTTATTTGTCTCATTTAAGAAGATTCCGTTTATTCTTAGCATCTGACGGAACTGCCAATACATCAACGCTTAAGCGGAGTAATACTGCTAATCGTACATATAGACGTAAGAAAAAAACAGAGGTTAATGTCCCTCAACCATCAACTGAACAGGTTGAGTTATATCTCGCTAAGTGGAATACACTTGAGAACTATCGCTTGCAGGAGATTGCACTTAATAAGCTATTCTTTGAGATATGTCCGAATAATACAGACATTATTGATGTCCTTTTGAAGGCATCAGCGCTTAACGACTTTTATAGTACAAATATTTTCTCTATTTATCCAGTGGCCAAGCACATATGCTCTTTGAACATTGATACGAGACTTAAGGTTGGAGATGTCACCCTTGTTGGAGATATCCAGTATGTAAATATCGGCGATACTGAGAAGAATTTTTACTCTTTTGCCACAAAATATTGCAGCCATCACAATCCACTCGATTTTCCGATTTATGACAGCTAT
The Defluviitalea raffinosedens genome window above contains:
- a CDS encoding winged helix-turn-helix domain-containing protein, which encodes MYNHGNEPGEVKSMDVKIDSLIPFDLLRTDLEHVFSVVEKNDKVVLLKDNKPAYIVLKYDGEGISENIIEKHANYTLQEAMKIVLSEADNKTMHASELADEIYKRKLYLQKNGKKAQYTQIRARCGHYPELFEALPGNYIKLKNGVE